The Spiroplasma apis B31 genomic sequence TTTTTTAGACATGATGCTTGAAGCGATTAAAGGTATTGAATCCACAGAACCAGAAACATCTCTTAATGCATATATTTTTTTATCAGCTGGTACAATATCTTCGGATTGACTCATAATCGAAAGTCCAACTTCTTTTAAAATTTGTTTGAACTTGCTTTCACTTATTTCACCTGTTCAACCAGGACAACTTTCAAGTTTATCAATTGTTCCACCAGTTTGCCCTAAGCCTCTTCCTGATAATTTGGCAACTTTTACCCCAAATGCAGCTACTAGCGGTGCAAAAATTAAACTAGTTTTGTCTCCAACACCACCAGTTGAATGTTTATCGGCAGTTGGCCCATTTACACCTTCTAAATTATAAGTTACTCCAGAATTTACCATAGCTTCTGTAAAATATGATATTTCATTTTTAGTCATTGAGTTAAATCAAACTGCCATATTAAACGCAGACATTTGATAATCTTTTAAAGAGCCATTAGTAAATGAACTTACTAATCATGTTATTTCTTCTTTTGATAGTTCTATGTTATTTTTTTTCTTTTCAATGATCTTAACAAAGCTCATTACGTTCACCTATTCCAATCTATAAGATTGATAAATATTAATAAAAGCTACATTTATTTTTTTTGTCCACTTTTTTAGGAACTAAGCCATTTGCTTTTGGATCAAAATTTATGTATTTATCCATATTTTTTTGAACTTCTTTTTGAACATTTTTAGTTAATAATTCTGTTTTGATTGATATAAATTTTTCAGGCATCATTGGTTTACCAAAAATTACCTTAACTTCTATTTTTTTTGGCCTATTTTTATCAAATAGTTTGCAAGAATCAATAATTGTTACTGGAACAATTGGTGCATATGCCATTTGAGCAATTTTCATGCTTGCCCCAAGGAATTCATTCATTTCTTGTTTAGCACTTCTTGTACCCTCAGGGAAAACTACAACAGTTCTTTTATATTGGTTGATAAGTTCTTTACCTTCCTTCATAGCTTGTAAGGCGCTTCTAGGACTATCACGATTTAATGAAATGTTATCAGTTAAGTTCATAAAATGCTTAAATATTTTTTTTGTTCATAATTCTTCTTTTGCGATAAATGCAACAGGTTGTTGCAATGAATAATCATTAATTGCTAATAAAAGAATTGGGTCTAAATTTGATTGATGATTTGGTGCTAATACTATTCCTCTATCTAATCAATTTTCAATACCAAATACTGAAATGTTAACATTTGCAATCTTAAGAACTTTTCTGATTTTTTTCTTGACTCAATTATAACGATACTCCTCAGAATACATGTTAGGGTCTGTTTTTATTTTTTTTGTCATTTTTTTAGCTTTTTTTACAGTTCTTCATATCGTTCAAGCACTAAAAAAGATTCTTCATTTAGAAACAATTTCTCTTTCTTTTCTTTCTTTTCTAACTTGTAATTGCTTTTGGTCAGAGACCGCTACTTCATTTGCTTTTAATTCATTTTTCTTTTCCATTTTTTAATTCCTCGTATATATTTTAACTTCGAACTCATCGTTATATATGGTTTCTGTTAATGTAAATTCTTTATCATTGATTTGAGGTGCAAAAGTATCCCCTTCATAAAGGCCTTTAACAACGCTAACAACAAGTTTATTTGCAAACTTTAAGCTAAAATCGTAAATTTGCTTTCCACCAATAATTATAAGTTCTTCTGAGCTATTTTTATAAGAATTTAGAAAGTTTTCAAAATCATTGATTATTATTAGATCGGGGTGCTTCAAATCAATAACTCGAGATGTTACAACATAGTTTGTTCTGTTAGGGAGCGGTTTTAATCTTAAAGACTCTCATGTATTACGACCCATTAATACTTTTTTATTCTTTGTGTAGTTAACAAAGAATTGCATTTCTGACTTTATATTTCAAGGTAGTCTATTGTTTAAACCAATTACTCCTTTTTCGTCTTGTGCTCAAATCAAAGTAATCATTATACTGCAACAGCTCCTTTAATTGGTGGATGGCTTTCATATCCTTCTAAAGTGATATCTTCATAAGTAACATCAAAAATTGTTTTATTCTTGAAGTTAATTTTTAATTTTGGTAATGTTTTGGGTTCTCTAGATAATTGTAAATTAATCTGCTCCAAGTGGTTAGAGTATATATGAGCATCTCCGATTGTATGAATAAAGTATCTAGGTTTATAATTACATTCTAATGCAACTAATGTTAACAACAAAGAATAACTAGCTATGTTAAAAGGAACACCTAGAAAAATGTCTCCACTTCTTTGATATAGTTGTAAGTCTAAATAACCATCACTTGATACAAAAAATTGAAATAAAGAATGACATGGTGGCAAAGCCATAAAAGGTACTTCAGAAGGATTTCAAGCACTTATAATGTGTCTTCTAGAATAAGGGTTATTCTTTAGGTCATTTATCAAATTAGTAAATTGGTCAACTCCTTCAAAGTTTCTTCATTGTTTTCCATATACTGGACCTAAATCTCCGTGTTTTTTTGCAAACTCATCGCTATTTTTTATTTTTTCCACGAATTCGTTCAAAGTTTCCCCTTTGTAATCAGAAGATTTTTTATAAATTTCGAATGGTCATTCGTTTCAAATCCCTACCCCGTTATCGACTAAGTATTTTATATTGGTATCTCCTTTTATAAATCAAAGAATTTCATGTACTATTCCTTTAAAAAACACTTTTTTAGTTGTTAAAAGAGGGAAGCCTTCCCTAAGATCATATCTTGTTTGTGTACCGAACAATGAAATGGTTCCAGTACTAGTACGGTCCATTCTTGTTTCGCCTTTTTCTAAGATAGTTTTTACTAATTCTAGATATTGTTTCATAAACACCTCACTGTAAATAATTATATATTGATATTATGGTTTTATTGCAATTGCCACAGCATAGTTTCTTTCATGTGATATAGATATTTGAATGTCTTCTAATTCATCATTTTTTACTATTGGCTTGTTATTTAAATAACTTACATTGATGTTATGTGGTGCTATGTTTATATCAATTGCTTTAAAGATAGCTTCTTTAACGGCTCATCGACCCGCTAAAAATTGTAGTTTACGTTGATGGTCTTCAATTGCATTTAACAACTCGATTTCTTCGGTGTGAAGTATTCTTTTTATGAGACGTTCTTCTATAGAAACACGATTTATTTCTATAATATCTATACCAACTTTAATCATTCTCACCCAAATCTGCATACGCAAAGTATTTATTTATTCAAAATCCATTATAATTTTTTTTAGCAATATCAGGATTTTCAGATCCTCCTAAAACCAACAATGCATTTGGATTTAAATTACCTCAGTTTTCAATTTCACCTAATTTTTGTGTCAATAAACCACCAGTCGGTACAAACTCCATACCTTTTATAAAGAAGTTGGAAGAATATAATGAAGCTAAGAATGGGAAAGTTTCCATGTTTTTTGTTGTTGTCTGATTTACGTAGTAAATGTTTCTCATAAAACTATATGTCTTAACAGGGTTTCTTAAAACTTTTGAAAGTGCTCGTCTTTCACTGTCATCAGTTGCATTGTCTATATTGTCTATATTGTTAGCGATTTTTATAAAAGGATTAGTTTCATTTTGTGATGCGTCTGATTTTTGCTTGCTTCAATCATAAAAATCTTTTAATACTTCTGGTGTTACTCATTGAAGTTTTGTTTCTATATTTTTTTCTGCTTTAAAATCTTCTAAACTATTAATGAGTTCATAACTATTAACAGTTGTTTTTGCTGTGTTGGTAACAAATGCTTGAATTCCCATAAGTAGTAATTCACTTGTAATTCTAAATACACTTTTACTGTCTTCTGGCATAAGATTTATACAAGCTGAAATTGGAGCAGTTAAAGGATTGTCACTAGTGTATCCATTTACCATCAGTTCCTCAAATTCTTTAAAAACTGGTTTCAAAGTCGAGGTATCCATAGATTCCATCTTTTGATTAGCAATAGTTGTTAAAGGTTTAATCATATATTTTTGAATACATTGATTAGTATAAACTATAGATGAAAAATTCAAATAAGGAATCTCAGTTGAGATTTTTCTACTAATTGCATATCTATTAAATGAATTACCGTCTTTTGTCCAATCCGCTTGTTCTTTTTCGCTCATTTCATTAAAATTCAATCTTCCAAGAGTTTGTGTTTCAGTTGCTATGAATGGATTCGATAAAAGTGTTGTAAATATTAAAGAAAATGTCATTCCTATTGCAAACCCATTAACAGCCCCTAACATTGTGTCTGCTGAGCCAATTATTTTTAAACGTCTAATTCTTTTTTTAACAGCTATAAATAAGAATAGACCAATAAGATTGACTAAAATAAATGTCAATATTGTTAAAATTAAATAAAGAACACAAGCAACACAAACAGTAAAAAACTCATAGCCTAGGCCTTGAGAATCAAAATTAAGATCACTAGTAATACCCATGGTTTTGAATAAATTCAATAAAACGTCTTTTATACTATCAGACATTGATTCAAATGCAGAAGCCAAACCTTTTGAGGCTAAAAAATTCACAACTGTTTTATTGATTGAATTAGTTATTATTGTTGGAATAAACATCATTAAAACAATTGCAACAAGTTCAACAAGCAAGATATAAAAAGAAACGAAAAACCCTCGTTTTGCACCGAAAGCTGTAGTTGATATAATTATTGCTAACGCTAAGATATCAAAAAGTCATCATGGCCCAATATTAAATATCATCAAGAAGCGCTCCTTTATTTACTAAAAAGATTATACCAACTTTTATTTATGAAATAGAACATAAAAAGCAATAGTATAATATTAAGGTAGATTTTAAGGAGTACAATTGTGAATAACAAATCTTGAAAAAATGTTAGCCTAACAATCATCAATAGTATCACTAAAGAATATGACAATTACATTGAACAAAGTAAAAATCCTTATATAAAATACCTTATTAGACTTTCTAATAATGATGTTATAAGTATATATACAAATAATACTTTATTGATACAGTCTTCAAATTGACAAAAGTATGCTGTTAAATTCAATTTACCTTACAATAACACATTAAACAGTCAAAAAAAAGAACAATCAATGATTGAAAGTTTCAATGATATTAGTGTTATTGGTTGTGATGAAGTAGGAGTTGGTGACTTTTTTGGTCCACTTGTTGTTTGTTGTGCATTAGTTCCTAAGGACTTTGCCAAGTCAGAGCCTACCGTTTTCTCTAAAATAAAAGACTCTAAGAAGTTAACTGATAACGATATTTACCGAATTTATCCATTATTACTTGAAAATATAAAACACTCATTTTATACAATGGATAATCAGGAATATAATGATCTTTACGATAAATACCAAAATACACATAAATTAAAAGCAATAGCACACAACAAATGTTTAAATCAATTTTTAGAAGACGATGAAATCAACTATGACAAAATAATAATGGACCAATTTGTTAACAAAGAAAAGTATTTTTCTTATCTCGAGGACCAAAATACTAAGATTATAAAAAATATTGAATTTTACACTAAAGCAGAAGATAAAGTCATTGCTGTTGCTTGTGCCAGTATAATTGCTAGATATCATTTTTTGACCACAATTGAAACCCTAAGTAAGAAATATAACATTAACCTACCTTTGGGGGCTGGTAATAGTGTCAAGACATTAGTGAACAATTATAAAACCAGCTTGCCAAATGATGTAAAAAATTTTATTAAGTTACATTTCAATGACAAAATAAAATAAATGTCTCATAAAAACAAATAAATCCATACTTCAAAGTATGGATTTATTTGTATTAATTTTTATTTTATTATTTTAACTCTAATACTACAGCTTCTTTATACTCCAATATTACATTTGCATCATTTAACATTCTTTTTGATA encodes the following:
- a CDS encoding lysophospholipid acyltransferase family protein, whose amino-acid sequence is MEKKNELKANEVAVSDQKQLQVRKERKEREIVSKWRIFFSAWTIWRTVKKAKKMTKKIKTDPNMYSEEYRYNWVKKKIRKVLKIANVNISVFGIENWLDRGIVLAPNHQSNLDPILLLAINDYSLQQPVAFIAKEELWTKKIFKHFMNLTDNISLNRDSPRSALQAMKEGKELINQYKRTVVVFPEGTRSAKQEMNEFLGASMKIAQMAYAPIVPVTIIDSCKLFDKNRPKKIEVKVIFGKPMMPEKFISIKTELLTKNVQKEVQKNMDKYINFDPKANGLVPKKVDKKNKCSFY
- a CDS encoding dihydrofolate reductase, encoding MITLIWAQDEKGVIGLNNRLPWNIKSEMQFFVNYTKNKKVLMGRNTWESLRLKPLPNRTNYVVTSRVIDLKHPDLIIINDFENFLNSYKNSSEELIIIGGKQIYDFSLKFANKLVVSVVKGLYEGDTFAPQINDKEFTLTETIYNDEFEVKIYTRN
- a CDS encoding thymidylate synthase — encoded protein: MKQYLELVKTILEKGETRMDRTSTGTISLFGTQTRYDLREGFPLLTTKKVFFKGIVHEILWFIKGDTNIKYLVDNGVGIWNEWPFEIYKKSSDYKGETLNEFVEKIKNSDEFAKKHGDLGPVYGKQWRNFEGVDQFTNLINDLKNNPYSRRHIISAWNPSEVPFMALPPCHSLFQFFVSSDGYLDLQLYQRSGDIFLGVPFNIASYSLLLTLVALECNYKPRYFIHTIGDAHIYSNHLEQINLQLSREPKTLPKLKINFKNKTIFDVTYEDITLEGYESHPPIKGAVAV
- a CDS encoding holo-ACP synthase, translating into MIKVGIDIIEINRVSIEERLIKRILHTEEIELLNAIEDHQRKLQFLAGRWAVKEAIFKAIDINIAPHNINVSYLNNKPIVKNDELEDIQISISHERNYAVAIAIKP
- a CDS encoding CvpA family protein; translation: MIFNIGPWWLFDILALAIIISTTAFGAKRGFFVSFYILLVELVAIVLMMFIPTIITNSINKTVVNFLASKGLASAFESMSDSIKDVLLNLFKTMGITSDLNFDSQGLGYEFFTVCVACVLYLILTILTFILVNLIGLFLFIAVKKRIRRLKIIGSADTMLGAVNGFAIGMTFSLIFTTLLSNPFIATETQTLGRLNFNEMSEKEQADWTKDGNSFNRYAISRKISTEIPYLNFSSIVYTNQCIQKYMIKPLTTIANQKMESMDTSTLKPVFKEFEELMVNGYTSDNPLTAPISACINLMPEDSKSVFRITSELLLMGIQAFVTNTAKTTVNSYELINSLEDFKAEKNIETKLQWVTPEVLKDFYDWSKQKSDASQNETNPFIKIANNIDNIDNATDDSERRALSKVLRNPVKTYSFMRNIYYVNQTTTKNMETFPFLASLYSSNFFIKGMEFVPTGGLLTQKLGEIENWGNLNPNALLVLGGSENPDIAKKNYNGFWINKYFAYADLGEND
- the rnhC gene encoding ribonuclease HIII gives rise to the protein MNNKSWKNVSLTIINSITKEYDNYIEQSKNPYIKYLIRLSNNDVISIYTNNTLLIQSSNWQKYAVKFNLPYNNTLNSQKKEQSMIESFNDISVIGCDEVGVGDFFGPLVVCCALVPKDFAKSEPTVFSKIKDSKKLTDNDIYRIYPLLLENIKHSFYTMDNQEYNDLYDKYQNTHKLKAIAHNKCLNQFLEDDEINYDKIIMDQFVNKEKYFSYLEDQNTKIIKNIEFYTKAEDKVIAVACASIIARYHFLTTIETLSKKYNINLPLGAGNSVKTLVNNYKTSLPNDVKNFIKLHFNDKIK